From a region of the Helianthus annuus cultivar XRQ/B chromosome 5, HanXRQr2.0-SUNRISE, whole genome shotgun sequence genome:
- the LOC110943777 gene encoding uncharacterized protein LOC110943777, which yields MVTPRHMSQHGLSLASKLADIVENGTWRWPDEWRLVYPALFQLAPVVLDPNREDVVMIRNPDGRLDEYSTKQIWEAIRTRGADVPWVDFVWSAFNIPKHSFLCWLILKKKLWTQDRMLTWNHNITRSMNMICCLLCYSGVDSHAHLFFECKYSSQVWTAIRAKGSMQAVSEKWEDICQWMVPKARSKSVQVVSNKLLISATAYYVWQERNNRFFRNQLRPPEKLLEIIVQTVRLKLMSFKFKRSARVQAFLEDWKLEEADRFGND from the coding sequence ATGGTAACTCCGAGACATATGTCTCAACATGGCCTTTCTCTAGCGTCTAAGTTGGCGGATATCGTTGAGAATGGTACGTGGAGATGGCCTGATGAATGGAGGTTAGTATATCCGGCTCTTTTTCAGCTAGCTCCGGTTGTTCTAGACCCGAATCGGGAAGATGTAGTTATGATTAGAAATCCGGATGGGAGGCTTGATGAGTATTCTACTAAACAAATATGGGAAGCCATCAGAACTAGAGGTGCCGATGTACCTTGGGTGGACTTTGTTTGGTCAGCATTCAACATCCCTAAACATTCTTTCCTATGTTGGTTGATTTTAAAGAAGAAACTATGGACTCAGGATCGAATGCTAACTTGGAACCACAACATTACTCGATCAATGAACATGATATGTTGTTTACTTTGTTATAGTGGGGTAGATTCTCATGCCCATCTATTCTTTGAATGTAAGTATTCTAGTCAAGTTTGGACCGCTATTAGAGCAAAAGGGAGCATGCAGGCAGTATCGGAGAAGTGGGAGGACATATGTCAATGGATGGTGCCGAAAGCTAGATCAAAATCGGTGCAGGTGGTGTCGAACAAACTGCTTATTTCGGCTACGGCATACTACGTTTGGCAGGAGCGTAACAACAGATTTTTTAGAAATCAGTTACGTCCTCCGGAAAAGCTGTTGGAGATCATAGTTCAAACTGTTAGACTGAAGCTGATGTCGTTCAAGTTTAAGAGGAGTGCGCGAGTACAAGCGTTCTTAGAAGATTGGAAGTTGGAAGAGGCTGATAGATTTGGAAATGACTAG